The following proteins are co-located in the Alphaproteobacteria bacterium genome:
- the trxA gene encoding thioredoxin TrxA, which yields MHPIQISDNDFKQKVLDSKEPVLVDFWAEWCGPCKMIAPILEELATTMNGKIIIAKLNVDDNPRTAKDYGIRGIPTLMIFKNGQVASTKVGALTKSKLVEWVDSLIS from the coding sequence ATGCACCCAATACAAATTTCTGATAATGATTTTAAACAAAAGGTTTTAGATTCCAAAGAACCTGTCCTTGTGGATTTTTGGGCAGAGTGGTGTGGCCCATGCAAAATGATAGCGCCTATTTTAGAAGAATTAGCAACCACAATGAATGGTAAAATTATTATTGCAAAACTTAATGTTGATGATAATCCTCGTACGGCAAAAGATTATGGTATTAGAGGTATTCCAACATTGATGATTTTTAAAAATGGACAGGTTGCTTCTACCAAAGTTGGTGCTTTAACAAAAAGCAAGCTTGTTGAATGGGTTGATTCCCTAATTAGCTAA
- a CDS encoding bifunctional folylpolyglutamate synthase/dihydrofolate synthase encodes MSKKTSLILERLQLLHPKHIDLSLNRIRRILDTLGNPEKLLPPIIHVAGTNGKGSTISYLRTILQTEGYKVHTYISPHLISFHERINIYGNPIDDDFLISLLEECEKKNGQDPITFFEITTAAAFLAFSLKPADFILLETGLGGRLDATNVIDKPIVSILTPISFDHMQFLGNTIEKIAWEKSGIMKKNSFAVIGPQLPAAENVFLQKSQDLNIQTAFYNKEWTIKSTGQKFSFTYLDKNLSLPFPSLQGSHQQYNAGMALTCCYYLKNNHYISLSDQSLITGITTTKWPGRLQKLEGTLAQKLPSHFELWLDGGHNPAAGEVLVDWAKRQKPFIPLYLIMGMLTTKDVEGFLRPFVDLNPKIYALKIDSDHESFTAKTLTEKALKLGLQCEPCSSVDDALNTIQNTCPALSKQRILICGSLYLAGLILQKDQLAN; translated from the coding sequence ATGTCCAAGAAAACTTCTTTGATTCTTGAACGACTTCAACTTCTTCATCCTAAACATATTGATTTATCGTTAAATCGTATTCGACGGATTTTAGATACGCTTGGCAATCCTGAAAAATTATTGCCTCCCATTATTCATGTTGCTGGTACCAATGGCAAAGGATCTACAATTTCTTATCTACGTACTATTTTACAAACAGAAGGATATAAAGTTCACACATATATTTCACCCCATTTAATTTCATTTCATGAAAGAATAAATATTTATGGGAACCCAATTGATGATGATTTTCTAATTTCTCTTTTAGAAGAATGTGAAAAGAAAAATGGCCAAGACCCTATTACATTTTTTGAAATTACAACAGCTGCCGCATTTCTTGCTTTTTCTTTAAAGCCAGCTGATTTTATTTTACTTGAAACAGGCTTAGGGGGCAGATTAGATGCAACCAATGTTATTGATAAGCCTATTGTTTCTATTTTAACACCTATTTCTTTTGACCATATGCAATTTTTAGGGAACACAATAGAAAAAATTGCTTGGGAAAAATCAGGTATTATGAAAAAAAATAGCTTTGCTGTTATTGGGCCCCAACTTCCTGCAGCTGAAAATGTATTTTTACAAAAATCGCAAGATTTAAATATTCAAACTGCATTTTATAACAAAGAATGGACTATTAAAAGCACTGGCCAAAAATTTTCTTTTACTTATCTAGATAAAAATTTATCTTTACCTTTCCCATCTTTACAGGGATCTCATCAACAATATAACGCGGGCATGGCTTTAACATGTTGCTATTATCTTAAAAATAATCATTATATATCTTTAAGCGACCAGTCGCTTATTACAGGTATAACAACAACCAAGTGGCCAGGTAGATTACAAAAATTAGAAGGTACTTTAGCTCAAAAATTGCCTTCCCACTTCGAACTTTGGTTAGATGGTGGCCATAATCCCGCAGCTGGTGAAGTTTTAGTTGATTGGGCTAAAAGACAAAAACCTTTTATACCACTTTATCTTATTATGGGTATGCTTACCACTAAAGATGTTGAAGGGTTTCTTAGACCTTTTGTTGATCTTAACCCTAAAATCTATGCTTTAAAAATTGATAGTGATCACGAAAGTTTTACAGCAAAAACATTAACAGAAAAGGCTTTAAAACTTGGTCTTCAATGTGAACCTTGTTCTTCTGTTGATGATGCCTTAAATACAATACAAAATACTTGTCCCGCTTTATCTAAACAGCGAATTTTAATATGTGGATCACTTTATTTAGCAGGATTAATTTTACAAAAAGATCAATTAGCTAATTAG